DNA from Candidatus Rokuibacteriota bacterium:
CTGAAGCCATTCGAGAGCGTCATCCTCGGAGGCCAAGCGCGCTGCCAGCTGGACGTCCGACAGGGCGATACCCAGCAGGACGGCGGACACGACGAGCGTGAGCCACGCGGCGAGCCGGGTCCACCTGCCGGGGCGCGGCGAGAAGCCGGCCCGTTCCATCAGGGCGCGGCCGCAGGAAGAGGCTCCCCGCGGGCTGCTGATGATCTCGTCCGCGCCATGGACGCGAGGCGCGCCGGCCCGCCGATCTCGACCGAGCCTATCCTCATGCCGCCAGTATACGGCTCGCCCGGGCCGATCCCGGGGGGGTGCGCCCGGGCTGTCGGGCTCCTTTACAGCTGCTACTCCGGACAGGGAGAACGAGCTCGCAACTGACTGACTTCTCTGGCTTCGCCCCGTTGGCATCGCCGATGCTGTGCCCTCCCGGGAGGTGTCTTCGGCCCTCTCGAAAGGAGTCTCGACATGCGGAGAATGATGGCGGTAACTGGAATCCTGGCTCTGATGTTCCTGGCGGCTCTTGCAGTACCGGCCCAAGCCGCGCTGATCAACTTCACCGCCAACCTCGATGGCTTCCAGGAAGTTCCGCCTCATGTGACGCCGGCCACCGGCCTGGCAACCCTCGTCTTCGACGACGTGCTGAACATCTTCGACCTGGATCTGAGCGTGTCAGGCATGCTGGCGCCCATCACCGCCTACCACATCCATGCTGCGCCTCCGGGGGTCAACGGCCCGGTCATCGTCTCCCTCGTGGGCCTGGACCCGTCGCTCGTGGGAAGCACAGCAGGGTCGATACACCTGGACGACATACCCTTCCCGCTGGCCAACGTGGCAGACCTGCTGGCCGGTGACACCTACGTCAACGTGCACACGACGTTGTTCCCCGGGGGCGAGATCCGCGCTCAGTTGGTCGAGCAGCAGGTGCCCGGGCCAGCGACCCTGTTGCTCCTCGGCGGTGGGCTCGCCGCGATCGGCGTGCTGGGCTGGGCGCACAGGAACGCTTAGCGCCACAGTCATGGGCGGGCTGGGCCAGATCCTCGGAAGGCGGCCTAGCGCGCCAGCCGGACCACGGCCCGTCGGTTCTGGACCCAGCACGTCTCCACTGGCTCGCGGCAGACGGGTTCACGGTCACCGTATGGGACGATGCCGATGCGATCACCAGGGACGCCACGGCTCACGAGATACTCACGGACTGCGCCGGCTCTCCGCTCGGCCAGCGCCTGGTTCAGCCCGCGAGCTCCCCGCTGGTCCGAATGACCCTCGACGAGGACCCGGCCCTGCCCATTCGCCGCGAGCCACGCCGCGGCCCTGGCGAGGTCGCGGCGGGCCACCGGGCCGAGCTCCGCGCTGCTCGTGTCGAAATAGGCGATGACGTCGGGACCCGAGCCGGTTCCAAGGGACGCCGTCACCGGCTCCCCCGTGCCCGCCACCGCCCGGAGCCGCGCCACCAGCTCGCT
Protein-coding regions in this window:
- a CDS encoding CHRD domain-containing protein; amino-acid sequence: MRRMMAVTGILALMFLAALAVPAQAALINFTANLDGFQEVPPHVTPATGLATLVFDDVLNIFDLDLSVSGMLAPITAYHIHAAPPGVNGPVIVSLVGLDPSLVGSTAGSIHLDDIPFPLANVADLLAGDTYVNVHTTLFPGGEIRAQLVEQQVPGPATLLLLGGGLAAIGVLGWAHRNA